Proteins encoded in a region of the Candidatus Margulisiibacteriota bacterium genome:
- a CDS encoding R3H domain-containing nucleic acid-binding protein: protein MPNIKISDTIKSLLEILPPHIKEKIYSRIDFSDMIEVILDLGKKPEVRFEKKVFTIEDETVSQEDIDHIITKVGKFTSDNRAGIERSLHRISCIRNRTGKIIGLTCRVGRAAVGTISIIRDIIESNKSILFMGPPGIGKTTKLREAARVLSEEFNKRVIVVDTSNEIAGDGDIPHPGIGKSRRMQVPSPERQHAVMIEAVENHMPEVIIIDEIGTLAEAEAARTIAERGVVLIGTAHGICLENLVSNPTLSDLVGGVQTVILGDEEAKRRRTQKAILERKAPPTFDIVVEIRERDTMAIYSNVAEAVDKLLRGRQPQPEVRIRNAEGKIEIKEKPPEEMPEITEEEIEEASRQKTEAKTRIFVFGVNKSRFDRGIASMGISARTVDSLDEADIVVTTKPKAARGGKITKAAQNHNVPVHILKSNTSASVMKFLKNYFRISETEEEYEETSLNETKNAIEEVNRTNKTVDLSPQNSYIRRLQHQLVERHDLRSEAVGQEPHRRVRIYPR from the coding sequence GTGCCTAATATAAAGATATCGGATACCATAAAAAGCCTGCTTGAGATCCTGCCCCCGCACATCAAAGAGAAAATTTACTCCAGAATAGACTTTTCAGATATGATAGAGGTGATCCTAGACCTTGGAAAGAAACCTGAGGTCAGGTTCGAGAAAAAAGTGTTCACCATAGAGGATGAAACCGTTTCACAGGAGGACATAGACCACATAATAACTAAAGTCGGTAAATTCACTTCGGACAACAGGGCCGGCATAGAAAGATCTCTTCACCGCATCTCATGTATAAGGAACCGGACCGGTAAAATAATAGGGCTGACCTGCAGGGTAGGCAGGGCCGCGGTGGGCACCATCTCTATAATCAGGGATATCATAGAATCCAACAAGAGCATACTTTTTATGGGGCCGCCGGGCATAGGCAAGACCACAAAACTCCGCGAGGCAGCCCGGGTTTTGAGCGAAGAATTCAACAAAAGAGTGATCGTTGTTGATACAAGCAATGAAATAGCCGGGGACGGAGATATCCCTCATCCGGGCATCGGCAAATCGCGCAGGATGCAGGTGCCCAGCCCAGAAAGACAGCACGCAGTAATGATAGAAGCGGTGGAAAACCACATGCCGGAGGTTATCATCATAGATGAAATAGGGACCTTGGCCGAAGCCGAAGCCGCAAGGACCATAGCCGAAAGAGGTGTTGTCCTTATCGGAACGGCACACGGCATCTGCCTGGAGAATCTGGTCTCAAACCCCACACTGAGCGATCTGGTAGGCGGAGTTCAGACCGTGATCCTTGGGGATGAAGAAGCCAAAAGGAGAAGAACGCAAAAAGCCATACTCGAGCGCAAGGCCCCTCCCACATTTGATATCGTGGTCGAGATAAGAGAGCGCGACACCATGGCCATCTATTCTAATGTGGCGGAGGCTGTTGACAAACTCCTTAGAGGAAGGCAGCCCCAGCCGGAAGTCAGGATAAGGAATGCAGAAGGAAAGATAGAGATCAAGGAGAAACCTCCTGAGGAAATGCCCGAAATAACGGAAGAAGAGATAGAAGAAGCATCGCGGCAAAAAACAGAAGCAAAGACCAGGATCTTTGTTTTTGGAGTCAACAAGAGCAGATTTGACAGAGGCATTGCCTCTATGGGTATCAGCGCCAGGACGGTGGATTCGCTTGACGAGGCGGACATCGTTGTTACCACGAAACCGAAAGCTGCCAGAGGCGGAAAGATAACAAAGGCCGCGCAGAACCATAATGTCCCTGTTCATATATTAAAGAGCAACACCTCCGCCTCTGTGATGAAGTTCCTTAAGAATTATTTCAGGATCTCAGAAACAGAGGAAGAGTATGAAGAGACCTCCCTTAACGAGACCAAGAACGCGATAGAAGAGGTTAACAGAACAAATAAAACCGTTGACCTTTCCCCTCAGAATTCTTATATAAGGCGACTTCAGCACCAGCTGGTGGAGCGGCATGACCTTAGGTCCGAAGCAGTGGGCCAGGAGCCCCACAGAAGGGTAAGGATCTATCCCAGGTGA
- a CDS encoding thiamine pyrophosphate-dependent enzyme → MMATLKELSQREDRLTGGHRMCPGCGAPIIVRQVLMAVKGPVIVSCATGCLEVSTTIFPFSAWKTPFIHSAFENSAATMSGVEAAYTSLKRQGKLKEEIKFIAFGGDGGTYDIGFQSLSGAMERGHDMLYVCYDNEAYMNTSIQRSSATPRGASTTTEPAGKVRQGKRMSRKDLTECMVAHNIPYAAQSVCGDWRDLTRKVEKAMSIKGPKFINVLQPCQLGWGYPMEKTVEMGKLAIDTCFWNLYEVENGKYTISYRPKEKRPLVDFLKPQARFRHLFKPENKALLEELQAEVDRNWELLQKKAECFKP, encoded by the coding sequence ATAATGGCAACACTGAAAGAACTATCACAGCGGGAGGACAGGCTTACGGGAGGGCACAGGATGTGTCCGGGCTGTGGGGCGCCTATAATAGTGCGGCAGGTATTAATGGCTGTTAAGGGGCCCGTGATAGTTTCCTGCGCTACAGGCTGTCTTGAAGTGTCCACTACTATTTTTCCTTTTTCTGCGTGGAAGACGCCGTTCATCCACAGTGCTTTCGAAAATTCGGCGGCTACCATGTCCGGGGTAGAGGCAGCCTACACTTCTTTAAAAAGACAGGGGAAACTGAAAGAGGAGATCAAGTTCATAGCTTTTGGCGGAGACGGCGGAACCTATGACATAGGTTTTCAGTCCCTTTCCGGAGCGATGGAAAGAGGCCATGACATGCTTTATGTGTGCTACGATAACGAGGCATACATGAACACCTCTATCCAGAGGTCCAGCGCCACACCCAGAGGCGCCAGCACCACGACCGAGCCCGCGGGAAAAGTGAGGCAGGGAAAGAGGATGAGCAGAAAAGACCTGACAGAGTGCATGGTGGCACACAACATACCTTACGCGGCGCAGAGCGTCTGCGGAGACTGGAGAGACCTTACCAGAAAAGTTGAAAAGGCCATGTCCATCAAGGGGCCTAAATTCATAAATGTGCTGCAGCCCTGCCAGCTTGGCTGGGGCTACCCCATGGAAAAGACCGTTGAAATGGGTAAACTTGCCATTGACACCTGTTTCTGGAACCTTTATGAGGTGGAGAACGGCAAATATACCATAAGTTACAGGCCAAAAGAAAAAAGGCCGCTTGTCGACTTTCTTAAGCCTCAAGCCAGGTTCAGGCACCTTTTTAAGCCCGAGAACAAGGCCCTTCTTGAAGAACTGCAGGCGGAAGTTGACAGGAACTGGGAACTGCTGCAAAAAAAAGCGGAGTGTTTTAAACCGTAA
- a CDS encoding HU family DNA-binding protein, with protein sequence MNQKQLAASLAEKFSEKKSKMEELLDSAVALMSEALARGEKVRLVGFGNFVVKTRKGRLGRNPRTGEAIEIIPTKCATFVAGSNLKKAIRTTKSA encoded by the coding sequence GTGAACCAGAAACAGCTGGCAGCCAGCCTTGCTGAAAAATTCAGCGAGAAGAAGTCCAAAATGGAAGAACTGCTTGACAGTGCAGTGGCGCTTATGTCAGAAGCCCTTGCCAGAGGCGAAAAGGTCCGTCTGGTAGGGTTTGGCAACTTTGTTGTTAAAACAAGAAAGGGGCGCCTCGGAAGGAACCCCCGGACGGGGGAGGCTATAGAAATAATCCCAACTAAATGCGCAACATTTGTAGCCGGATCTAACCTGAAAAAAGCCATACGCACAACTAAAAGTGCCTAA